A single window of Coturnix japonica isolate 7356 chromosome 17, Coturnix japonica 2.1, whole genome shotgun sequence DNA harbors:
- the FAM163B gene encoding protein FAM163B, with translation MTAGTVVITGGILATVILLCIIAVLCYCRLQYYCCKKDESEEDEEEPDFAVHSHIPPLHCNRNVVLTNGPSLYSSSPFSKKATPNRSGCPGCGQYEPPTFFLQEPPEELHNGGDRVSFQTVSQEELDLPVSVGNLQALNPNRLSAMREAFSRSRSISTDV, from the exons ATGACAGCCGGGACTGTGGTCATCACAGGTGGAATATTAGCAACTGTCATTTTACTTTGTATCATCGCTGTCCTCTGCTACTGTAGGCTCCAG TACTACTGCTGCAAGAAGGATGAATCcgaggaggatgaggaggagccCGACTTTGCCGTGCACTCCCACATCCCTCCGCTCCACTGCAACCGCAACGTAGTGCTGACCAACGGGCCATCCCTCTACAGCTCCTCACCCTTCAGCAAGAAGGCAACTCCAAACCGAAGCGGCTGTCCGGGCTGTGGGCAGTATGAGCCACCGACCTTCTTCCTCCAAGAGCCCCCGGAGGAGCTGCATAACGGAGGGGACCGAGTCAGTTTCCAGACCGTCAGCCAAGAGGAGCTCGACCTGCCGGTGAGTGTGGGCAACCTGCAGGCGCTCAACCCCAACCGGCTGTCGGCCATGCGTGAAGCCTTCTCCCGCAGCCGCAGCATCAGCACCGACGTGTGA